In Gammaproteobacteria bacterium, one DNA window encodes the following:
- a CDS encoding SURF1 family protein translates to MNVLGYRFEPRLWAIVSTIISVIIFIELGKWQLSRAEEKKAQYEQLEQYAKQPAVTLPGILVKLKDFQYREVEVSGEYLPEYTIYLDNKIYQGRAGYHVITPLKISNSALHVVINRGWVAIGNDRSALPPVVEVKGELKVVGIAASPETKTLDLSNKVVEGQIWDNFNLQRYQEVTGLAMQPLMLLQKSEEKDGLIRDWSKPDSGASKNIGYAVQWFSLAATAVIIFIVLNVKRRNKKIE, encoded by the coding sequence ATGAATGTACTGGGTTATCGTTTTGAGCCAAGATTATGGGCGATCGTAAGCACGATTATTTCTGTAATAATTTTTATTGAATTGGGAAAGTGGCAATTATCCCGCGCAGAAGAAAAAAAAGCGCAGTATGAGCAACTAGAGCAATATGCAAAACAACCAGCTGTGACATTGCCTGGCATTTTAGTAAAACTGAAAGATTTTCAGTATCGTGAAGTAGAAGTAAGTGGTGAATACTTACCCGAGTATACGATTTATTTAGATAACAAAATTTATCAGGGGCGAGCAGGGTATCACGTCATTACACCGCTTAAAATTTCGAACAGTGCACTCCATGTCGTGATTAACAGAGGATGGGTCGCCATCGGCAATGATAGGTCAGCATTGCCGCCTGTAGTGGAAGTGAAAGGCGAGCTAAAGGTAGTAGGAATTGCGGCTTCACCCGAAACTAAAACATTGGATCTTTCAAATAAAGTTGTAGAAGGTCAAATTTGGGATAATTTCAATTTGCAGCGCTATCAAGAAGTTACAGGTTTAGCAATGCAGCCTTTGATGCTTTTGCAAAAAAGCGAAGAGAAAGATGGGTTGATACGTGACTGGAGTAAACCCGATTCAGGTGCTTCTAAAAACATTGGTTACGCAGTTCAATGGTTTTCATTGGCTGCTACCGCGGTAATTATTTTTATAGTATTGAATGTCAAACGAAGAAATAAAAAAATCGAATAG
- a CDS encoding cytochrome c oxidase subunit 3, with translation MSQESGHYYVPAPSSYPIIGSTAILFMGSGAALTMNKMELGYGLLAIGFAILVYMLFGWFGTVARESESGKYGEQVDRSFRWGMSWFIFTEVMFFCAFFGALWYMRNLSIPWLQEESTVLGNSFWSAYDGKWPTAGPGEHEKFTSMGAWGLPAFNTLLLLTSGVTVTIAHWRLKENRRDGLKLWLLATVALGAMFIACQAYEYIHAYNDLNLKLTTGAYGSTFFMLTGFHGFHVTIGTIMLFVIYCRSAAGHFTPEHHFGFEGVAWYWHFVDVVWLGLFVFVYLM, from the coding sequence ATGAGTCAAGAATCAGGACATTATTACGTCCCAGCTCCATCGTCGTACCCAATTATTGGATCGACTGCAATATTATTCATGGGGTCAGGCGCTGCATTGACGATGAATAAAATGGAGTTAGGCTACGGTTTATTAGCAATAGGTTTTGCAATATTGGTCTATATGTTGTTTGGATGGTTTGGAACCGTAGCTAGAGAAAGTGAAAGTGGTAAATATGGGGAGCAAGTGGATCGTTCATTCCGTTGGGGAATGAGCTGGTTTATTTTTACTGAAGTTATGTTCTTTTGCGCATTTTTTGGTGCATTGTGGTATATGCGCAATCTTTCAATACCATGGTTGCAAGAAGAAAGTACTGTATTAGGCAATTCATTCTGGTCAGCATATGATGGCAAATGGCCAACGGCTGGCCCTGGCGAACACGAAAAATTCACATCGATGGGAGCATGGGGTTTACCGGCATTCAATACACTGTTACTTTTGACTTCAGGTGTGACGGTTACGATCGCTCACTGGAGACTGAAAGAAAACAGACGTGATGGTTTGAAATTATGGTTGCTTGCAACTGTAGCTCTGGGTGCAATGTTTATCGCTTGCCAAGCATATGAATATATTCATGCCTATAACGATCTAAATCTGAAGTTAACAACTGGTGCATATGGTTCAACATTTTTCATGTTAACCGGATTTCACGGTTTCCACGTGACAATTGGAACAATTATGCTCTTCGTCATTTATTGCCGAAGCGCAGCAGGGCACTTCACACCTGAACATCATTTCGGTTTTGAAGGCGTAGCATGGTATTGGCACTTTGTTGATGTGGTTTGGCTCGGATTGTTTGTATTTGTGTATTTGATGTAA
- a CDS encoding DUF2970 domain-containing protein, translated as MKVDNNTAEKRTSVTILQVAKAVIFAFMGIRKKSDLENDAATLKPAQLIVGGIIGGVLFVISIMLLVRLIVS; from the coding sequence ATAAAAGTGGATAACAATACTGCCGAAAAACGAACGAGCGTGACGATTTTACAAGTTGCTAAGGCAGTAATATTCGCCTTTATGGGAATAAGGAAGAAAAGTGATCTCGAGAATGATGCGGCTACATTGAAACCGGCTCAATTAATTGTTGGCGGTATTATCGGTGGTGTTCTTTTTGTGATTAGTATCATGCTTTTAGTCAGATTGATTGTCAGTTAG
- a CDS encoding cytochrome c oxidase assembly protein, giving the protein MVNGNSKANILMMKKLLVFTLIMFVFGYALVPFYEKFCEVTGINNLLKPDVLVKDNNWVDETRWVTVEFDANTRGLPWQFKPLQRSARIHPGEPVTVMYEITNNSEREIIGQAIPSYSPRFLDKHLKKFECFCFTKQVLKPNEARQMPVQFVIEPGLPTDIHTVTISYTFFELPDGASTIKK; this is encoded by the coding sequence ATGGTAAACGGCAATTCAAAAGCAAATATTTTAATGATGAAAAAGTTGTTGGTTTTCACGTTGATTATGTTTGTTTTTGGTTATGCATTGGTGCCATTCTATGAAAAGTTTTGTGAAGTGACTGGTATTAATAATTTGCTCAAACCGGATGTACTGGTTAAAGATAACAACTGGGTGGATGAGACGCGTTGGGTTACAGTAGAGTTTGATGCCAATACACGGGGGTTACCGTGGCAATTCAAACCGCTGCAGCGAAGTGCTCGCATCCATCCAGGTGAACCAGTGACAGTGATGTATGAAATTACTAATAATTCAGAACGCGAAATAATTGGACAAGCAATTCCCAGTTATAGCCCTCGTTTTCTGGATAAGCATTTGAAGAAATTTGAATGTTTCTGTTTTACAAAACAGGTTCTTAAACCAAATGAAGCAAGACAGATGCCAGTTCAATTTGTAATTGAGCCGGGATTACCCACTGATATTCATACGGTGACTATCTCGTATACATTTTTCGAATTGCCCGATGGTGCTAGCACGATCAAAAAATAG
- the ctaD gene encoding cytochrome c oxidase subunit I, with protein sequence MAAVHGDAHGHEHDDHHPSGIMRWITTTNHKDIGTMYLWFSFAMFLTGGTLALGIRAELFQPGIQILQPELFNQFTTLHGLIMVFGAIMPAFVGFANWQVPMMIGAPDMAFARMNNWSFWLLIPAATLLVSSFFVPGGAAAGGWTFYPPLSTQGGLGVDLMIFAVHILGASSIMGSINIITTILNMRAPGMTLMKMPMFVWTWLITAYLLVLVMPVLAGTVTMLLTDRHFGTSFFNAAGGGDPVMFQHIFWFFGHPEVYIMILPSFGIVSEVIPTFSRKPLFGYSSMVYATASIAILSCVVWAHHMFTAGMPTVGQLFFMYATMLIAVPTGVKVFNWTATMWRGSMTFETPMLFAIGFIFLFVIGGFSGVICAIVPIDIQVQDTYYVIAHFHYVLVSGSLFALFAGAYYWIPKWTGRMYNETLGKTHFWLSMFFFNLTFFVQHFLGLAGMPRRIPDYNLQFADFNMISSIGAFGFGLTQLLFLYVMINCIRSGEKAPQKPWDGATTLEWTHLPTPAPYHSFEKPPVVQ encoded by the coding sequence ATGGCAGCAGTACATGGTGACGCACACGGTCACGAGCATGACGACCATCATCCAAGTGGGATAATGCGCTGGATTACAACGACCAATCACAAAGACATCGGGACAATGTATTTGTGGTTCAGTTTTGCAATGTTTCTTACTGGTGGAACGTTGGCACTGGGAATTCGTGCTGAATTGTTTCAGCCGGGAATTCAAATTTTGCAACCAGAATTATTTAATCAATTCACAACACTGCATGGTCTGATTATGGTGTTTGGTGCCATCATGCCGGCATTTGTGGGTTTTGCTAATTGGCAAGTGCCGATGATGATTGGTGCTCCCGATATGGCGTTTGCCCGCATGAATAACTGGAGTTTTTGGTTGCTGATCCCTGCAGCAACGCTGCTGGTTAGTTCATTCTTTGTGCCTGGTGGTGCGGCAGCTGGTGGTTGGACATTTTATCCGCCTCTGTCAACGCAAGGTGGACTGGGTGTAGATTTGATGATTTTTGCAGTTCATATCCTGGGTGCATCTTCAATTATGGGGTCAATTAATATTATTACCACCATTTTGAATATGCGTGCGCCTGGTATGACGTTGATGAAAATGCCGATGTTTGTATGGACATGGTTGATTACAGCATATTTGTTGGTATTGGTAATGCCAGTTCTGGCTGGTACTGTAACAATGTTATTGACAGATCGGCATTTCGGTACTAGCTTCTTTAATGCAGCAGGTGGCGGTGATCCTGTAATGTTTCAGCACATTTTCTGGTTCTTCGGTCATCCTGAAGTTTACATCATGATCCTGCCGTCATTCGGCATTGTGTCCGAAGTAATTCCGACATTTTCGCGTAAACCATTATTTGGTTACTCATCAATGGTGTATGCAACGGCATCTATCGCAATTTTGTCGTGTGTTGTTTGGGCACATCACATGTTCACGGCTGGTATGCCAACAGTAGGGCAGCTGTTCTTCATGTATGCAACTATGCTGATTGCTGTTCCGACTGGTGTGAAAGTATTTAACTGGACAGCAACTATGTGGCGTGGATCAATGACATTTGAAACGCCGATGTTATTTGCGATTGGATTTATTTTTCTGTTCGTAATAGGTGGTTTTAGTGGTGTCATATGCGCAATTGTGCCAATTGATATCCAGGTGCAAGATACTTATTACGTGATTGCTCATTTCCACTATGTGTTGGTTTCTGGATCTCTGTTTGCGCTGTTTGCAGGTGCGTACTATTGGATTCCTAAGTGGACAGGTCGCATGTATAACGAAACATTGGGTAAAACGCATTTCTGGTTGTCAATGTTCTTCTTCAATTTGACCTTCTTTGTACAGCACTTCTTGGGATTGGCCGGTATGCCTCGCAGAATTCCGGATTACAATCTGCAGTTTGCCGATTTCAATATGATCTCAAGTATCGGTGCATTTGGGTTTGGTTTGACACAGCTTCTTTTCTTATACGTTATGATTAATTGTATACGTAGTGGAGAAAAAGCTCCTCAAAAACCGTGGGATGGAGCTACAACGCTGGAGTGGACTCATTTACCAACACCGGCTCCATATCACAGTTTTGAGAAGCCGCCTGTTGTTCAGTAA
- the coxB gene encoding cytochrome c oxidase subunit II, protein MRSKSAVTLAGVSALALYSSMAVGSKYNLPEPQSVIAKDIYDQHILLLWICLVIFIGVFGVMFYSVLKHRKSLGYKAANFHHSTTVEIIWTVIPCLILVVMAYPATKTVIAMKDTSSPDMTIKATGYQWMWGYDYLQGEGEGISFYSKLSTPPAQIENKAPKGENYLLEVDNRVVVPVGKKVRIILTANDVIHAWWVPALGIKQDAIPGFIRDTWFTVDKPGIYRGQCAELCGKDHGFMPIVVEAMEAGEYSKWVAAQGASAVKTSMHVENK, encoded by the coding sequence ATGAGAAGTAAATCAGCAGTAACCCTGGCGGGGGTATCCGCTCTCGCTTTGTACTCAAGCATGGCGGTAGGGTCTAAGTATAATTTACCCGAACCGCAGAGTGTTATAGCGAAAGATATCTATGATCAGCACATTTTGCTTTTGTGGATTTGTCTGGTTATTTTTATTGGTGTGTTTGGTGTCATGTTTTACTCTGTACTCAAACATCGCAAATCTCTTGGCTATAAGGCGGCAAATTTTCATCATAGCACTACAGTTGAGATTATTTGGACTGTAATACCCTGTCTCATTCTTGTTGTGATGGCGTATCCTGCGACAAAAACAGTTATCGCTATGAAAGATACTTCAAGTCCTGATATGACGATTAAGGCAACTGGATATCAGTGGATGTGGGGTTATGATTATCTTCAAGGCGAAGGTGAGGGTATCAGTTTCTACAGTAAATTGTCGACGCCGCCTGCTCAAATCGAAAATAAAGCACCTAAAGGTGAAAACTATCTGCTGGAAGTTGATAATCGTGTAGTTGTGCCGGTGGGTAAGAAAGTGCGCATTATTTTGACGGCAAATGATGTGATTCATGCTTGGTGGGTACCGGCACTGGGAATTAAGCAGGATGCGATTCCGGGTTTTATTCGTGATACATGGTTTACGGTGGATAAGCCGGGGATTTATCGTGGTCAATGTGCAGAGTTGTGTGGCAAAGATCATGGTTTTATGCCGATTGTGGTGGAAGCGATGGAAGCAGGTGAGTACAGCAAATGGGTAGCGGCTCAAGGTGCATCTGCAGTTAAAACATCTATGCATGTAGAAAATAAGTAA
- a CDS encoding Bax inhibitor-1/YccA family protein, which yields MNQNFSTVAQRSTSAVATNKVLRNTYMLLSMTLLFSGLTAALSVLLNMPPMTYLISVIGGMVIAMFVLPRFANSTAGIGIVFLITGLLGFGLGPVLTMYASLPNGGNIITLSLGGTGVIFMGLSAYALATKKDFSFLGGFLMVGFLLVLLAAVANIFLQIPAMSLMISAVVIMIMSGFILYDTSRIIHGGETNYVLATIGLYMTIFNIFISLLQILGIMGNDD from the coding sequence ATGAATCAAAATTTCTCAACCGTTGCGCAAAGATCAACGTCTGCGGTAGCAACTAATAAAGTATTACGCAACACCTATATGCTGTTGTCGATGACATTGTTGTTCAGCGGACTTACTGCTGCGCTTTCAGTGCTCTTGAATATGCCGCCAATGACCTATTTAATATCAGTCATTGGCGGCATGGTAATTGCAATGTTTGTTTTACCGCGTTTTGCCAATTCGACAGCAGGTATCGGCATTGTTTTCTTGATTACTGGCCTACTTGGATTCGGGCTGGGGCCGGTGCTGACAATGTATGCATCTTTACCTAATGGTGGAAATATCATTACATTGTCATTAGGTGGTACCGGTGTGATATTCATGGGGTTGTCTGCATACGCATTAGCAACAAAAAAAGATTTCAGCTTTTTGGGCGGATTTCTGATGGTGGGTTTCTTGCTGGTATTGCTGGCAGCAGTAGCCAATATTTTCTTGCAGATACCAGCCATGTCATTAATGATCTCTGCGGTTGTCATCATGATAATGAGCGGTTTTATTCTTTATGACACTAGCCGCATCATTCATGGCGGTGAAACCAATTATGTGCTGGCTACCATTGGACTGTACATGACAATTTTTAATATCTTTATCAGCTTATTGCAGATATTGGGAATTATGGGTAATGATGATTAA
- the ruvB gene encoding Holliday junction branch migration DNA helicase RuvB, translating to MIETDRLVAAITSSSQEEILERALRPKQLEEYVGQEKIRGQLQIFIEAARKRREALDHVLLFGPPGLGKTTLAHIIAREMGVNLRQTSGPVLERPGDLAALLTNLEPNDVLFIDEIHRLSPMVEEILYPALEDYQLDIMIGEGPAARSVKLDLPPFTLVGATTRAGMLTNPLRDRFGIVSRLEFYTPEELSKIVSRSAGLLNVKMSADGAFEIARRSRGTPRIVNRLLRRVRDYAEVKVDGHVTRVVADAALSMLDVDAIGLDIMDRKLLLTVLEKFGGGPVGVDNLAAAISEERDTIEDVLEPYLIQQGFLKRTPRGRMATTAAYQHFGIALPRDGASRDLWEENNS from the coding sequence ATGATCGAAACGGATCGGCTGGTTGCCGCAATCACTTCATCATCGCAGGAAGAAATTCTGGAGCGTGCGCTACGCCCCAAGCAACTGGAAGAATATGTCGGCCAGGAAAAAATACGCGGGCAGTTGCAGATATTCATCGAGGCAGCCAGAAAACGGCGTGAAGCGCTGGATCATGTGTTGCTATTCGGTCCACCGGGGTTAGGTAAAACCACGCTTGCGCATATCATCGCCAGGGAAATGGGCGTTAATCTGCGGCAAACCTCCGGCCCTGTTCTGGAGCGCCCGGGTGATCTGGCGGCTTTGCTGACCAATCTTGAACCCAACGATGTGCTGTTTATCGATGAAATCCATCGCTTATCGCCGATGGTCGAGGAAATTCTTTATCCGGCACTGGAAGATTATCAGTTGGATATCATGATCGGTGAGGGGCCGGCGGCACGTTCCGTGAAACTGGATTTGCCACCGTTTACCTTAGTAGGTGCAACCACGCGTGCTGGTATGTTGACTAATCCGTTGCGCGATCGTTTCGGCATAGTTTCCCGGCTGGAGTTTTATACACCGGAAGAATTGAGCAAGATAGTCAGCCGCTCCGCAGGATTATTGAATGTGAAAATGTCTGCGGATGGCGCATTTGAAATTGCACGTCGTTCGCGCGGCACGCCACGGATAGTTAACCGGTTGTTGCGCCGCGTGCGTGATTATGCTGAAGTCAAAGTCGATGGCCATGTGACGCGTGTTGTGGCGGATGCCGCCTTAAGTATGCTGGATGTTGATGCAATCGGTCTGGATATCATGGATCGGAAATTGCTGCTGACGGTGTTGGAAAAATTCGGTGGCGGTCCTGTTGGCGTTGATAATCTTGCCGCAGCCATTAGCGAAGAACGGGATACGATTGAGGATGTATTGGAACCTTATTTGATTCAGCAAGGATTTCTAAAGCGGACACCGCGCGGCAGAATGGCGACAACAGCAGCCTATCAGCATTTTGGTATTGCCTTGCCTAGAGACGGCGCCAGTCGCGATCTCTGGGAAGAGAATAATTCATAG
- the ruvA gene encoding Holliday junction branch migration protein RuvA translates to MIGRLTGTLLEKHPPQVLLDVQGVGYEVDVPMSTFYELPALGAQITLHTHLVIREDLHLLFGFATEPERQTFRQLIKISGIGARTALALLSGLSVSDLHHAVSAQDSARLIKVPGIGKKTAERLLLELRDKLDSAEINLDQAFTAPTQGSDILNALLSLGYNDREAGWVIKQISPAATVSDGIRQALQLLSKER, encoded by the coding sequence GTGATTGGACGATTAACCGGTACATTGCTGGAAAAACATCCGCCGCAGGTGTTGCTGGATGTGCAGGGTGTCGGTTATGAGGTTGACGTGCCGATGAGCACCTTTTATGAGCTTCCGGCGCTTGGTGCACAGATAACTTTGCATACGCATTTGGTGATACGGGAAGATTTGCATCTGCTGTTCGGCTTTGCAACAGAACCGGAGCGCCAGACTTTCCGCCAGTTGATCAAAATCTCGGGTATCGGTGCCAGAACTGCGCTTGCGCTGTTGTCCGGTTTGAGTGTATCCGACTTGCATCACGCGGTTAGCGCGCAGGATAGCGCGCGGCTCATCAAAGTGCCTGGTATCGGAAAAAAAACAGCGGAGCGTTTATTGCTGGAGTTGCGGGATAAGTTGGATTCCGCAGAAATCAATCTGGATCAAGCTTTCACTGCGCCCACGCAGGGTAGTGACATACTCAATGCATTATTATCACTGGGCTATAATGACCGTGAGGCGGGGTGGGTGATCAAGCAGATCTCTCCGGCCGCAACCGTATCGGACGGTATACGCCAAGCGCTGCAATTATTATCCAAGGAAAGATAA
- the ruvC gene encoding crossover junction endodeoxyribonuclease RuvC, whose product MRILGIDPGLRITGFGIIDKNGRDLSYVSSGSVKTVAGELPSRLRLILNNLSEVIALYQPEHVAVEQVFVNINPKTTLLLGQARGAAICAAVMSSLPVAEYTALQIKQAVVGNGHAQKKQVQEMVVRLLRLTGNPSADAADALACAICHAHGGLGLGGIATTGYRMKRGRLV is encoded by the coding sequence ATCCGTATTCTGGGGATAGATCCGGGTTTGCGCATTACGGGTTTCGGTATCATTGATAAAAACGGACGTGATCTATCGTATGTCAGCAGTGGCAGCGTTAAGACGGTTGCCGGTGAATTGCCTTCCCGTTTGCGGTTAATTCTGAATAATCTGAGCGAAGTCATTGCGTTGTATCAGCCCGAGCATGTGGCCGTCGAACAAGTTTTCGTCAATATCAATCCTAAAACTACTCTGCTACTCGGTCAGGCGCGAGGTGCGGCGATTTGCGCTGCCGTGATGAGTAGTCTGCCGGTAGCCGAGTACACCGCGCTGCAAATCAAACAGGCCGTGGTTGGTAATGGCCATGCTCAAAAAAAACAAGTTCAGGAAATGGTTGTGCGTTTGCTCAGGTTGACCGGAAATCCCAGTGCCGATGCCGCGGATGCTCTGGCTTGCGCAATATGTCATGCGCATGGCGGACTCGGCTTGGGGGGTATTGCAACGACAGGCTATCGCATGAAGCGAGGACGTTTGGTGTGA
- a CDS encoding YebC/PmpR family DNA-binding transcriptional regulator — translation MAGHSKWANIKHKKAAQDAKRGKVFTRLIKEITVAARMGGGDPDSNPRLRLAVDKAYDQNMPKDNVERAIKRGSGALDGVDYEEIRYEGYGIAGAAVMVDCMTDNRVRTVADVRHAFTKYGGNLGTDGSVSFLFKHCGQLIFAPGTDEDKLIEAALEAGAEDVISNEDGSIEVITAPYEFINVKGALEKAEFKAELAEVTMKPGNEAILTGDDAVKMQKLLDALENLDDVQDVYTTAVLVE, via the coding sequence ATGGCGGGTCATAGTAAGTGGGCTAATATCAAACACAAAAAGGCTGCACAGGATGCGAAGCGCGGCAAAGTGTTCACCAGACTTATCAAGGAAATAACAGTGGCTGCTCGGATGGGGGGCGGCGATCCGGACAGCAATCCGCGGTTGCGCTTGGCAGTGGATAAAGCATACGATCAGAATATGCCCAAGGATAATGTCGAGCGTGCGATTAAGCGCGGCAGCGGTGCTCTGGATGGAGTCGATTATGAAGAAATCCGGTATGAGGGCTACGGTATAGCAGGTGCCGCGGTGATGGTGGATTGCATGACCGATAATCGCGTGCGCACGGTAGCCGATGTGCGGCATGCATTCACTAAATACGGTGGTAATCTCGGTACGGACGGATCCGTCAGCTTCTTGTTCAAGCACTGCGGGCAGTTGATTTTTGCGCCGGGAACCGATGAAGATAAATTGATTGAAGCCGCATTGGAAGCGGGCGCGGAAGATGTGATCAGCAATGAGGATGGCAGTATCGAAGTGATTACAGCGCCTTACGAATTCATCAATGTGAAGGGGGCGCTGGAAAAGGCTGAATTCAAAGCCGAATTGGCGGAGGTAACCATGAAACCCGGTAATGAAGCGATTTTAACCGGCGATGACGCGGTGAAAATGCAAAAGCTGCTGGATGCACTGGAGAACCTTGATGATGTGCAAGATGTATACACCACAGCCGTCCTCGTTGAATAA